Genomic segment of Acidobacteriota bacterium:
CTACCGCCAGTTTCAGGTCGTGAAGGCCAAAGGGGGTGGGTTCGGTGACGAGTATGGCGTAATCTGCGCCGGAGAGCGTCTCTATCACCGGACAGGCGGTGCCTGGTGGAGCATCGAGTATTGCCAGTTTATCGCCCGTTATCTTTTTCTTGAGAGCGGAGATCACCGGGGTTGCCATCGCTTCCCCCACATTAAGCTCCCCTTGGTAGAAGGTTATTTTATCTCGCCTGCCCTTTTTTATCTTTCCTATCGGGCGTTTATCCTCAGTTAACGCCTTTTCCGGACAGCCAAGGATACAAAGTGAGCAGCCATGGCAGAGCTCTGGGAAGAGAAGGAACTTATTGGGGAAGACGGCGATGGCGTTGTAGTTGCAGAGCTTGGCACAGATACCACAGTGGGTGCATTTGGTTTCATCTACCTTGGGAATGGGAAGGTTTACCTCTTCCTCTCCTTTCCACTCGGGGGAGAGGAATAAAGCGGCGTTCGGCTCTTCGACATCGCAGTCGAAGAACTCACTCTCCTCGTCAAGGGAGAGGGCAAGAGAGGTAGCGATGAGCGTCTTCCCCGTTCCCCCCTTACCGCTTGCGATTACGATGTTCATCTTTCATTTCCCTCCATGAGGGCAGAAAAACTCCTCTCTTCTTCTGAAGTTTGCTATGTTTTTCTGCTTTAACCTCCTCGGGTCATTGGGACGCCGCAGGTGGGACATCTTATCTGGTTGCAGGGGACCCCTCGCTGGTGAGGAAGGGTGATTCCACATTTAGGGCAAACGCAGAAGCCACCTCCCCCTCTTGCTCCACCGCCCATTCTTCCCCTTCCTCCGCCGGGGAATCCGCCTCTTCCCGCTCCAGCTCCTCTTCCCCTTCCCTTAGGGGGTCCTGTTCCATCTCCTCGTGGCATTTTTCTCCTCCTTTATTAAGTTGAAGGGATCGTTCCCTCTTGTTGATCGCTTTTACGAAAATTTTATTTTAGCTCGCAGGTCCCGGAGGAGCAGGGAGGGGTCTCGCATCGTTCTTCCCTGCCACAGCAGGTTCTGCCGGGCATCCTTCTCTCTCCGCCCCTCCCGATGGTCGGGGCGGAGAGCACCCTTTCCAGAGCCTCCCCACCGCAGAAACGGCAGCGAAGGTCTTGTTTTTCCTCCGAGACGCCGATGAGGAACTCATTTATCTTGCCGCAGTTACGACAACGATATTCGTAGATAGGCATTTCCTTATCACCCCTTCTTCGCCACCACCATCCCCCCGAGGGGACAGCCGATATCGTTCGCTATCACCGGGCACTTAACCATAAGGAGAAAGAAGACATTATCCCGCTTTACCTCGGATAGGGTTTCGTAGTTACCCTGTCCTTTGGCGATTACGATATCGACGGTGTCAAAGAGATCCCTGAACTCGACTGAGCAGTCATCAAGAATGGTGCCCGGGGCATCGGAGCCGTTTTCCACTATCTCCGCCACCTCGGATATTCCCGCTACCTCGGCATCCTTTTTAGTAGCATCGTTTATTATCGGTGCTCCTCGTACCCCGTAATAGACCTTTTTCCCCGCCGGGAACTGGGAGATAAAAAGTTTGTCGAGGAATGTTTCGCCGGCATTATCCCCGAGGTAGAGGATGGTATTCGCCCTCTCTATCGCTTTTTTGAGCTCCTTGCTCTCGTCCCGAACAAATGGTTTTTCTCCTGCCTCTTTGAGCTCCTTTTCGAAGTCGATCTTCCGCTCCGTTCCAAAATCGATGGCGTTTCCTGCGATGGCAAAGCGGAGGGCGGTGTTGAAGGGATCATCTCCTTCTTCTATTTCCAGTTTAATCCTCGGAAGAAGATGGGCGATCCTTTCGTTTATCAGCCTCTTTTTCCCCTCATAGGGATCGTATATCCCGCTCACCCTTTTTATCGTCCGGTAGACCTCCCTTCCTAAGTAGGGTGGAGGATAGTGGTAAGGGGTTCGGGAGAGGGTGGTGAGGACCTCCCGGAGCACCTGTTCCTCCTTCGATGTGGTAAGTCCCACCATCCGTGAGAGCCGGATCGCTTGCTTTGCCAAGCAGGGGATGCAGTCGGAATAGGTCTTCATCGTTAGGCTATCTCGTAGAACTCCTTCCCCGAAGGGGTTGTTCGTCTCTTTATCCTTCCCTCCCGTTCGAGCACCTCGATATATTTTACCACCTCGTTGAGATGGATACCTAAGGAATAGGACATCTCGATGATCCCACAGGGTCTTCTAGTTAAAAGCTCTATTATCGCCTCCTCTATATCCTCGTGGTAGGCGATGTTTTCCTTCCGCGAGAATTCAGGGATGAGCTCTATGGGAAGGGAGGTTTCCTGTTCCAGTTTTCTCTTTATCTCGGAGAGCCGTTCCTCAGAAAGGGGCTTTGCCTCCTCCTCACAGGGTGGGCGGACCACGGTGTTTAACTGAACCTTGGTCAGCTTCATCCCCTTTATCGCCTTGGTTAATGCCTCTATTTCGGTATCATCGTCGTTTATTCCGGAGACGAGCATTATCTCGAGATAGAGCTCTCCGGTAAACTCCTCGCTGAATTTCCTTAAGCCTTCGATGATCTTAGCGAGATCGAGAGCAGGGTGAGGTCTATTTATCTTGCGAAATGCCTTTTCGCTTGCTGCATCGAGGGATGGTTTCACCAAATCGGCTTTCATAAGGTCGCGTCGCACATCAGGACGATAAAGGAGAGAGCCATTGGTCAAAACCGCCACCTTGATGTCGGTCATCTCCTTTGTCCCGGCGATCAGCCTCCCGATATCGGAGTTAAGGGTCGGCTCCCCGGAACCGGAGAAGGTGATGTAGTCGATCCGCTCGTTTTTTGCTATCGCTTCCTTTACCTCGGAGAGTATCTTGTCAACCGGGAAGAAAGAGGCTCGTTCTATCCGCTGATCGGTCGTTTCTTTAAGCTGACAGTAAATACAATTGTAACTACAGGTCTTATAAGGGATGATGTCCACTCCGAGGGAGAGCCCCAGCCTCCGCGAGGGAACAGGTCCAAATACATTCTTTCCCATATCACCTTCTCCTTTGGGAAAGGAGGGCAAGCCTTCTCTTAATCCCTTCCAGTCTCATCCGGATCTCATTGAGTTCCCATGAAAGCTCGTAGGTCTCGCCTTTCCCCTCCCGATAAGAGATAGGAGGAGCGGTCCTCTTTTTGGCTTCGCGAGCCTCTATCGCTCCAGTAGGACAGTGGGCGAGACAGAGGAGACAACCTTGACAGAGCGAAGGGTCGACCTCCGCCTTCCCCTCCTTTAGCTTGATCGCCCTCGCCGGGCAGACCCGAAGACAGTTGCCGCAGCCTACACACTTCGTCTTATCTACCGAGGGGAGCATTCTACTTTCTCCCCTTGGTCAACTCGTCGATCCTTTTGGTAATGAAGTTGAGCTGTTCCCTGAGGATGTCGAGCTGTTCCCTTAACGCCCTTAACTCCTCCTCGGGGCTTAATCCTTGAGGTGGAGGTGGAGGAAACGGTTGATTCATTCCTATACCTCGCCCCATACCTCTTCCCATTCCCATTCCGCGCCCCATACCGAACCCGCCACCGCCCATACCGAAGTGGCCCGCCACATTGGGATTGGCGGTAGGGGAAAGCTCTCCTCGGCGGAACCTTTCCACCACCTGACGCACGGTTCCCGAAGCGCCTATTATTACCTTTATGCCTGCAGCCTCCAGGGTCCTGAAGGCGTTGGGACCGCAGTTACCAGTGATCAAGATAGTCGCTCCCTTTTCCGCGATGAGCTGTGCCGATTGGATGCCGGCACCGCCTCCTGCGGAAATATTCGGATTTTCCATCGCCTCGAACTCCAGGGTCTCTGGGTCTACGATGATGAAATAGGCTGCCCGCCCGAACCTCGGGTCGAGCGGAGCATCAAGGGAGGGACCGCTTGCTGTTATCGCTATCCGCATAATTCACCTCGCTTTTGGTTGATAAAGGGGGGATGGCGGGGGGATTTCCCCCCGCCGTACCGGAACCTACTTCCCCCCTTCCCGCGATAGCTCCTCCATCCTCTTTTCCACTGCCTCCATCTCCCGCTTGAGGAACTCAGCCTGCTCCTTCAATAGTTCGAGCTCATCCTCGGAGCTCATCGGAGGATAGTAGGGAGCTGCTGGATAGGAAGGGGGATAGGGATACCTCGGATAAAACCAACCCGCCCGAGCCCAACCGGGAAGGCCAGTGAGATAATACCACCAGCGATGACCACGCCCCCTTCCCCAGCCGAAAAAGCCACGACCAAAGCCGGGAACCGGATTCATATAACCGGGATAGGGATAACCGGCACAATAGCCGGCAGCCCGTCCGGTCATAGGACCAAGCCCCCAAGGTCCAGTTCCATCTCCAAACGGCATTGCACACCTCCTTAAGTTTTCCTCGTCTTCAAGGTTTTAACTACGACGGCTCACCACCAGGGGAGCCACCAACACCATCTTCCCCTTCCTCTCCCCCTTCCTCGACCGGGAAAGAAACCGGGCGGAGGATAAAGGGGAGGAGGAATCATCCTCCTCCCGTAATAGGGGTAAGGAAGAGGAGGATAAGGGAGATAGAAACGGAAAAACCAAGGCATCGACCCTCACCTCCCTTTTTCTACAATGCTGTTAATGATGATGGTGATGCCCCTCTTCATCGTCCGTCTCTACAGCCAGAAGCACCCTTTAGCCCTCCTTTGAGATAGAGCGATATGGCATCAACTGCTCTTCCCGAGGCACCAGTAACCGGTTCAATGCCGAGCGAAAGGAAGATATCGATCGCTCTTCCTCCCATACCGCCCGCTATGATCACCTCTGCCCCTTGTTCCTTTATAAACTGAGGAACCACTCCCGGGGCATGAGCGTGATAGAAGGGGTTTCTGATTATACTGCTTTTCGCTATATCTTCTCCCTCAACCTCAGCCAAAAGATAATAAGGACAGCGACCAAAATGGAGGGAAACAGGGCTCTCTAACCCTTCATCTGAGGAGATCGCTACCGCTATTTTCTTCATCCCTTTTCCTCCTTTAGTTCCTTCAGGATGTTGTCCACCACCTCCCGGAGCTTCTCCGCTGCCTTGCCCTTCTTTTTCGAGGCAAGAAACGGCTTTCCCTCATCGCTTGCCTCAACCACCTCTGGTTCTATCGGTATCCGACCGAGGAAGGGGATTCCGAGCTCAGAAGCAGCCTTCTCTCCACCACCGGTCTTGAATAGGTTTATCTCCTTTCCGCAATGAGGGCAGGTGAGCCCGCTCATATTCTCGATGATACCGATGACCGGCACCTTGAGCGTCTGAGAGAAACGAACCGCCTTCCTCGAATCGAGCAACGCCACCTCCTGCGGGGTGGTGACCACGATCGTTCCCGAGGCTTCGGGGATCAACTGGCAGATGGTTAGCGGTTCATCGCCGGTGCCCGGGGGAGAATCGATTACCAGAAAATCGAGCTCACCCCAGTTGATGTCGGCGAGGAACTGACGAATGGCGTTGTACTTCAAAGGACCACGCCAGATAACCGGGGTATCCGGGTTATCGATGAGCACCCCCATCGTTACCACCTCGATCCCCTCAACCTCTATCGGGTCTATCCCACCCATTGGGCTACCGAGGAGCTTTCGCCCTTCGATGCCGAGCATCTTGGCGATCGAGGGACCATGGATGTCTATATCGAGAAGTCCCACCTTATAACCCCGGGAGGAAAGATCGTAAGCCAAGTTGACCGCTACCGTGCTTTTTCCCACCCCTCCTTTACCGCTTATCACAATCAGTTTATGTCTTATTCGGCTCATATTCTCCTTGAGCGCTTCGTCCTTGGCGATGGGGCGTCCTTTTTCCCTTTCTTCGTTCATCGTTTCTCCTTTAGTCGTAGCTCTCCCTTATCTCCTTTTTCGGAAGGAGCGGTTTCATCATCTCTTCCCAGCCGAATTTTTCCCAATAGTTAAATTTCTGATGAATACGATAATATTTCTCGGGCACAGGGTGGGTGCCCACCACTACTGGAAGTCCGGATTTCTCCTCGATGAGTTTTATAAAATCCTCGAGATAAGGACAGGGCGGATAGCCCACCACGAATCCGGTGGCGAGGTGGATCGCTTCAGCACCCGCTTTTTTCATCGCTTCGGGAAGGTCCTCTATGTTCGCTCCAGGACAACCGCCACAGGTACCAAAGGCAACTATTTCCAGTTCCTCTCCTTCGTACCGGGAGAACCCTCCCACCCTTTCCCTCGCCGAGCGGAAGCACTTTGCTCCGGAACAGAGACGATATCGATCGCAGATGATTATTCCCACCTTAGCCATTTTCTCCTCCTTTCCCTTGAGGGAGGTCTTCTTCCTCCATCAATTTATCCCAGTGATAATGGGAGAAAAGGGCAGCTGCTGGGTTGTGGGCGAGGACGCGATCCTTGACGATCAGAGTGGTAACCGGAGCTTCAGAGTATTTGGTGAAAAGAACATCGTGCCCTACACAGAGCCCCACAATTATGTTCAGCTCCGTTTTCTCCCTCGCCAACACCTTCGCCTGCCCAATGGGATTACACATCGCTTCAGAACCGCCGGGGAGCTCCGGTAGCCCGAAGCGTTCTTTCTCTATCCCGCAGTTCTTACAGACCACCGAGTGGACCTCGAAGTAGCGGGATAGATAGCGGACAATACGCTCTGCCTCATCCGCGAGCCCAATGCAGAAAGCGACTCCCAGTCTCCTATAGCCCATCTCCTTTGCGAAGAAGGCGAGTTCCTTTATCCGGGGCCAAATGCGGTAACCGCTGACCTCGGTTTTTGCTGCTGCCCGCATCATCTTCGCCACTTCCGGATACTCGTATTCGGGGACTTCTACCCCAAAACAGTTCTTACCCTGTGCGCAATCCTTATCCCTACATAAGGCACAGTTAGCCAAGTAGCATCACCCCTTTCTCGTTAGATAGCCCTTCCTCCTTTAAAAACTCCTTGATGTTAGTTGCCTTCGTAAACTTCACCTCCACCCCGGCATCGGAGAAAACATAGGTTGGTCCCCCTCCGTGAAAAGCCTCTTTTAGCCGAACCTTATCCACTCCCTCCCCAACCAGCCACTCGCTTACCTTTATCCCTTTGCCCCGCTCAAGGTTGAGGTAGGGGTTTTCAATTATCCTTATTCCCTCTACTGAGAAGTCCTTCGTTTTCACCTCGATTAGGGCGAAAAGGGGGGCTTCCCCGTAATGCTCGGATATCGTTCCCCGCTTGTCGGCGAGAGGGATGGCGTAGATCAGCTTCTCCTTTCTCATCGGCTCAGGGTGGATGACGATGTGATCGACCAGGGGGATTTCCCGTTTTATCAGCGTTTCTATCTCCTCGGCTGCCCGATGCGCTTTGGAAAGCTCATCCGTACGCATAATTAGTTCTGCCTCGATGAATTTGTATCTCCCGGAACTCCTCCCGGAGAGAGCGCGGACCTCAGCGACCAGAGGATAGGAGGAGATCAACTCTTTTATCCTGTCCATTGTCTCGAAATCTATCGAGGCATCGAGAAGGACCCGCATCGAGCCTATAAATATCTCGAGTGCCGCCTTTCCTATGAAAAGGACCACAATGATGGCGGCGAATCGGTCGATATTTATACCAAAGAGATTGGTGATTAGACTTATCAGGATGGCGGTTGAGCTTAGAAAATCTGCCTTTATATGAGCGGAATCGGCAGCGATGGCTGGGGAACCGGTTTCCTCTGCCACCTTCCTTTGATAACGGGAGAAGAGAAACATAGCCCCCATAATGGCGATGAAGCCAGGCAGGGTTATATGAAGATGGCGCAGAAGTGCCACTTTATTACGGGAAAGAGCTCCCTTCAGGATCTCATAGCCAGCGGTGAAGATGAGGAATGAGGTAGCAAGGGCGATGAGGTTCTCCAATTTGTAAAGCCCATAAGGAAAGCTACGCGTCTTCCTCTTTGCCAACTTCAGCCCGATGAAGAGGGCGAAAGCGGAGATAACATCGGCGAAGGAGTGGATGGCATCGGCAAGAAGGGCAAGGCTTCCCGAAAGGATAGAAAGCCCCCCCTTGGCGCCTACCAGCGCCAGATTGAACGCGGTTGATAAAAGTGCTGCCCGTTCGCTTCGCTCCATTGCTACCATCCAATAGCGAGAAGGATCAAACCGATACCTATCCCTATTCCAAGGTTGAATAGTTTCACCATTGCGGCATCCCGTACCGTATAGGAGAGAAGGGGAAGTATACCGTGTCCATCCTGGACGATGGAGCTGGTGAGAAGGATGGAAAAGGGGATGAGCCCTTTAGCGTACATAGTGACGAATATGAGATGAGGTCCCGATTCCGGGATGATACCTACAAGGGCGGCGATGAAGAGCATATGAATGGTATGAGTTGAGAGATATCCTTGGATATTCCAGTGATTAAGACCAAGCTCGATTATGAGAAGGGCACCAAAGGTCCAAAGGAAGACCCGCCATAGATGCTTTCCCACGATGTGTTTCACTATATGTTCCCTTAGGTAGTGTCCTCCCGAGGCTTCATGGGGATGGAACTGCTGAAGGTCACACTCAGTACAGGGGATAAACCCGATCCTATCCGCAAGCTTATCGGCGATGAAGGCAAAGACTACTCCTAAGAGGAAGAGTATCCCGAAGAGAAGAAGCGCTTTCTTGGGGAACATAGCGAGCATCACAAATGCCTCGTCCCCTGAGGTGGCGATCATCACCCCCACCAAAGCGCCAAAGGAGATGAGGCCGTGTACATAGAGGGAGATGGTGGCAAAGGTTCCGAGACAGCCCGGTGTTGCCCCAAGCAGGGAGGAGATGAGATATTGACGCCATCTCCCCCCTTTGATCAATTGGGAGAGCTTTCCTTTGGTGATGACATTAAGCAGGTCAACCGCCACCATCATCCCGAAGACCAAACCGGTGATCTTAAGGGACTCAATGGTTACCTTGGTTATTACCCCACTCATTTACTTCCTCCATCCTCCTGATCTCTCAATGACCCCCTCCTTCTCCTATAAAGGTTTCTCCTCCCCCTTTCAAAGACGCTCCGTTGATACTCCTGGTAAACTCTGCACTGGGTACAGAGTTCAAACCTCTTGGCACAGAAGGAGCGGACTATCTCGAAGCAAGGGACGCCCCGGTTGAGATAAGCGGAACAGGAATTCCTTACCTCTGGAGGGCATCCCTTTATCTCATAGCAGGGATAGGAGGCGAGGAGCATCCTGAGCGCAGGAATGGATATCTTCTGCTGATGAATGATCTCCCTGAGACAACGGATCCACTTGAGGTCGTTGTTGGAATAATATCTTCGCCTCCCTCGCCTTGCGGGGAAGATAAGCCCCGCTGCCTCATAAAGCCTCAGGGTTTGCGGATGCACAGCGAGCAATCTCGCTGCTATCCCTATAGGGTATACCGCCTCCTCATCGCCCACTAATGCTGACATAACATTTTATACTAAACCTGACAATTATAATTGTCAAGTTTTATTGAAAAAAAGCGGCATTAAGGAGGATAATTTTCTTATTTTTCAAGGAGATAACCCCGTCTTGTCCGTGCCTTTAGCCCTCCTTTTTTTAATTCCACCTTCACCTCATGCCATCTTTTTAATCCCAGAGTCTCCTTGGGGTAATAGCCGATAAGGTACTGACTGCGTAATTCCTCACCGATCCGAGAGTAGACGCCAGCAAGGTCTCGGGCTAAGCGAGGGGAGTAATATCTTCCTCCAGTCTCGTCCGCCAGCCTTTCCATTACCCTTTCGGAGAGGAAATCAGGACGACCCAGGCGGATGGGGTAGATGACGACATCACTTATTCGCGCCAGATGGATAACCTCCTCCAAGGTATGGATACTTCCCGGTCCTCCTCCGAGGAATGCCTCATCCCTCCCATCGGAAAGAACGATGATCGCCTTTCTTTCGGTAAGGAAGCGGAGACGAGAGATGGCGTGATAGATGGCATCGTAGAGGGCGGTTCCGCCGTAGGCTTTTATTTTTCTTATCGCTTCTTTCACTTCTTCTTTGTCGTTGGTGATGTCAGTGAGCTCCTTTATCTCGGAGGCGAACTTGATGGCGAATAGCTGATCCTCATCCCGGATCGCTTCATCGATAAAGGAGCAAGCTGCTTTTTTCACCTCCTCCATAGCCTCGAGCATACTACTGCTTCCGTCGATGAGGATGGCGACGGTTATCGGACGAGAGGTCTTCTCGAAGAGGGCGATCTCCTGAGGTTTCCCATTGTCGTATACTATGAAGTCGTTCTTCTTTAGATCGATGATGTACCGGTTTTCCCTATCGGTTACCGAAACGGTGAGGAGTACCAGGTTGACCTCAGCGCGGTAGATCGTCTTCGGTAAGGGGAAGGGTTTCCTCTTTTTTTTCTTTTTCTCCTCCAGTTTAAAGGTGATGAGGGAAGAGGCGGTCTCCAATGGTGAGGGTTTGGGGGCAAGCGATAAGGAGTGGAGGGGTGCTTTTCGATCGAGGTCGTTTATTACTATATTTGCCGAGAATGACGGAGGGAGGGTTCCCTCAGGGGATATCTCTTTCCAAGGGATGGCGCATTCGTATATCCCTCCATTATCCTTTTGCTTGATTTCCACCTTTACTCCCTTTGGCTTTAGCCTGAAGAAGTTTCTTCCGCGCTCTTCTATCTTCTCCATAAGGGGTTTTCCTCCCCTCAACCCGAAGATGAAGAAGAACCTTTTATCCTCGAAGGTGGGAAGGGTGATCTCGAAGAGGAGAGAGTCCCCCTCCCAGAGGTTTCCTCCTTCTTTGACCCGGGGGAAATCATCATCGGTGAGCTTGAGGAGAAGAAGGAGAGCATCCTCGTTCCAACCTAAAAAGAGAAGGGCGGAGGTATCCTTCTCTCCCTTCCAACTCCCTCGCACTACTTGATTTGTTCCCCTTATTGGTAACGGGATGAAGCTTAGCCACTCGGAAGGTCTACCGTCGATCTTTGCTTTTAGATAGGGGCAGGGGAGGGTATGGTGGATCGGTGAAGGGAGGATGAGAGGGAGAAGGATTATAGCGGTCAATATTCCTGAGGATACCGGGCTTATGGTGGTTTTAACCCTTCCTTTGGTGATCTTTCCCCTTTTCTTCCTCATCTTCCCTTTTCCTTGACATTGAGATAACAATGGGATATAATAAAATTGTCAAAATGTAAAATTAAGTTCAAAATCGAGGAGTACTATTATGAGGGTGAAGAGAAGGGGTCGTTCTTCTGAGCGAGGAACCGCCCTTATGCTCGCCATCTTTGCCTTCTTCGTCATCTCAGTGCTTATCGGAATCGGGTTTTCCATTATTGGAGGATCGAGGGATATCATTAGACGACAACTCCATTATCGGGCGATGGCGGAGAATGTGGCAAGAGCTGGTTTGATCGAAGCCCATTCCTGGCTCAGGAGACAGACCACCCAACCGGTTACCAATTTCAACCCTCAACGAGACTTCTCCAATCCACTTGATATTATAAACGATACCGATGATCCTTCAATAGGGATTGTTCGTTCCTTCCAGATAGGTTCCGTAAACAACCTCTGGGGCCGGTATGAGGTAAGGAAGGCGAATGCTGCTACTCCCTATGCTTCGGTGAGTAAATATAATTGGTGGGATAAGAATGTCCTCAGCTTTTGCGAAGATATCTCCGATAAAAGGTTGGGAAGTACATTCGCTGGTACCGGTAATGTTTGGAGGATGGAGAGCGTAGGATATGTATATGTTTTAATCGATCCAAGTAAACCGTTTTACGAATCGCCGAACCGGATAGTTGCCTCGGTGATTATGGCGACCGAATTCCAGCGGTTGGGGTTGACATTAAGTGCCGGTGCCATCCATATGAGCTGTAATCAACATATTTCGGTGAGTAATAAGGGTAGGATCCAGGCAACGGGTGAGCCGGGGATCGTGTGGCACGGAAGCGCGGGTTGTAGCGGTAACCTTACTACATCTGGTGGTGGTACGGTATCGGGGTCTCCGCAACAGCAGTCGTCGACCATACCCCTCACCTTTACGCAGATTTTTGGAGTAAGTAAGGATCAGCTCAAAGCTATGGCTGATATCTATGTGACCAGTGTGAGCGATCTTCCCTCCGAGCTTCCTGATTTAGCCATCGTTTACATTGAAGGGAATGCCTCTTTCTCCCGTACCAACCGGCTCTATGGTGGAGGGATCCTCATAGTTGACGGTAATCTCACCCTGACCCAAAACTCCCTTTCTAAGTGGTCGGGAGTAGTGGTGGTTACCGGCAATTTGAATATTGGGGATACCGCTTATCTCAGTGGGACGGTAGTGGTGATGGGGAATAATACCCAGGTTCACGGTAGCGGGGAGGTGGCAGAGATCGATTACGACGGCGACATTCTGAGTGTGGTTCAGCAGAAGATCGGTCAGTACCGGATGACCCGGGCTCCCTATCGACTTCATACCCATGATACCTCTCGCTGGTTTATATATCCCAAGCAAAGGTAAACCTTAAATTATGAAGGAGGAGAGATGGAAAGGATGAAAAAGGAGAAGGGGATCACCTTGGCGGAGACCTTGGTGGCGATGGCCATCTTCTCCTTCATTATGCTCTCCACCGCGGTCTATATAAGTACCGCGTTTACTACCTCCCAGGACACGGAGGATCGGACCTTTGCTACCGAGAAGGCGCTCCAGATAATCAATGAGCTTCGGGCTTATGCTCAGCGAGGTGAGGAGGGAACGCAGGTGCTCGATAGTTTCGATGATGGTGTTCAGACCAACCCCATCCTCACTACCAAAGAGGGGGTTACTGACCCGGCGGATAGACAGAGTGGAAATGTCGATCTTGGAGGATACTGGAAGTTTAGAAGGAGGATCACGGTTCGTCGCATCCCTAACGCTCCGAACAACAAGGATATCCGTTATGTTACGGTGAGGATCTATCGAGCTACGGAGAACGATCCCACCCATCAGGTCCTCGCCGAGGTCAGTTCCGTGATTCAGACAGTAGCGGATAATTATCCTCCCTCTCAGGTGTTTGACATCTACCTCATCGCATTGAGTAATGTCCCTGGCTGGTGGGTGAAGATGGTGACCATCCAGCCATTGGTGGAGACGGCGATCGAGGAGCTCGAGATGAGGAACCCGGGACTTCAGTTTCGCACCCATTGGGTCACTGAGCTCGCCTACGGCCGGGACAAGGAGTATCTCCCCTATGTGAATGAGACCAACGATTCTCGAGCACCGATACCTTGGGTCTATTTCTATCCCGGGAGGATGCCCGATCCTAGTACCCACTCCAATATCGGTTCCACCCATTACTATGTTGCTGCTCGGTTTAAGGCGAGGGTGAATATCGACGGCACCATCGTTAACGATTACGACGGCAACCCCTCGTCTCCCACTTATAACCCCTACCCCTTTGCGGTTGCCGATCAGTATAACCACGCGATGCGTTATTATGACGAGCTCAATCTGTTCAATAATCGGGTTCAAGCGGGGACTGAGGACGAAAGGACGCCTACCCTTCGTCTTCTTCTCGATGAGATGAATGAGAACCCAGCTAAGTTCGCCAACGCCCTGTTCGTCAATCTTCATGGTGAGCTCCTTCCCGCTCCTCCAGTGAGGAATTATTCCGATCCCGCTAAGGATCCGGAGGTGCTCCAGGGGATAAGGGTGGTGACCCACCCGGAACAGATAATGTATAAGAGTACCGATCCGGTGAAGCTGAGGGTGTACGCCTTCCTTTCAGAGCCATACCGGTATTACAACCGATATGTGGGCACCACCTATGAGCCTAGGGCAGGACATGATATGGTGCGGGAGATAAAGATATTCATTCCGGAATCTTATGACTCTGCAGGTAATATGTACATCATAAAAGCGAGCGATGTTAAGGTCTATCGGATTAGGGGAGGAATAGATTCCGACGGGAGTGATACGGTGAACCATCTTCCTGACTTCACCAACGAGCCAGAGGAAAGGTGGGCTGGTCCTGAACTTGCTCCTACCTCT
This window contains:
- a CDS encoding MerR family transcriptional regulator; translation: MGDEEAVYPIGIAARLLAVHPQTLRLYEAAGLIFPARRGRRRYYSNNDLKWIRCLREIIHQQKISIPALRMLLASYPCYEIKGCPPEVRNSCSAYLNRGVPCFEIVRSFCAKRFELCTQCRVYQEYQRSVFERGRRNLYRRRRGSLRDQEDGGSK
- a CDS encoding DUF1847 domain-containing protein — its product is MANCALCRDKDCAQGKNCFGVEVPEYEYPEVAKMMRAAAKTEVSGYRIWPRIKELAFFAKEMGYRRLGVAFCIGLADEAERIVRYLSRYFEVHSVVCKNCGIEKERFGLPELPGGSEAMCNPIGQAKVLAREKTELNIIVGLCVGHDVLFTKYSEAPVTTLIVKDRVLAHNPAAALFSHYHWDKLMEEEDLPQGKGGENG
- a CDS encoding CGGC domain-containing protein, with the translated sequence MAKVGIIICDRYRLCSGAKCFRSARERVGGFSRYEGEELEIVAFGTCGGCPGANIEDLPEAMKKAGAEAIHLATGFVVGYPPCPYLEDFIKLIEEKSGLPVVVGTHPVPEKYYRIHQKFNYWEKFGWEEMMKPLLPKKEIRESYD
- a CDS encoding arsenic efflux protein, producing the protein MSGVITKVTIESLKITGLVFGMMVAVDLLNVITKGKLSQLIKGGRWRQYLISSLLGATPGCLGTFATISLYVHGLISFGALVGVMIATSGDEAFVMLAMFPKKALLLFGILFLLGVVFAFIADKLADRIGFIPCTECDLQQFHPHEASGGHYLREHIVKHIVGKHLWRVFLWTFGALLIIELGLNHWNIQGYLSTHTIHMLFIAALVGIIPESGPHLIFVTMYAKGLIPFSILLTSSIVQDGHGILPLLSYTVRDAAMVKLFNLGIGIGIGLILLAIGW
- a CDS encoding cation diffusion facilitator family transporter, producing the protein MERSERAALLSTAFNLALVGAKGGLSILSGSLALLADAIHSFADVISAFALFIGLKLAKRKTRSFPYGLYKLENLIALATSFLIFTAGYEILKGALSRNKVALLRHLHITLPGFIAIMGAMFLFSRYQRKVAEETGSPAIAADSAHIKADFLSSTAILISLITNLFGINIDRFAAIIVVLFIGKAALEIFIGSMRVLLDASIDFETMDRIKELISSYPLVAEVRALSGRSSGRYKFIEAELIMRTDELSKAHRAAEEIETLIKREIPLVDHIVIHPEPMRKEKLIYAIPLADKRGTISEHYGEAPLFALIEVKTKDFSVEGIRIIENPYLNLERGKGIKVSEWLVGEGVDKVRLKEAFHGGGPTYVFSDAGVEVKFTKATNIKEFLKEEGLSNEKGVMLLG
- a CDS encoding VWA domain-containing protein, whose amino-acid sequence is MRKKRGKITKGRVKTTISPVSSGILTAIILLPLILPSPIHHTLPCPYLKAKIDGRPSEWLSFIPLPIRGTNQVVRGSWKGEKDTSALLFLGWNEDALLLLLKLTDDDFPRVKEGGNLWEGDSLLFEITLPTFEDKRFFFIFGLRGGKPLMEKIEERGRNFFRLKPKGVKVEIKQKDNGGIYECAIPWKEISPEGTLPPSFSANIVINDLDRKAPLHSLSLAPKPSPLETASSLITFKLEEKKKKKRKPFPLPKTIYRAEVNLVLLTVSVTDRENRYIIDLKKNDFIVYDNGKPQEIALFEKTSRPITVAILIDGSSSMLEAMEEVKKAACSFIDEAIRDEDQLFAIKFASEIKELTDITNDKEEVKEAIRKIKAYGGTALYDAIYHAISRLRFLTERKAIIVLSDGRDEAFLGGGPGSIHTLEEVIHLARISDVVIYPIRLGRPDFLSERVMERLADETGGRYYSPRLARDLAGVYSRIGEELRSQYLIGYYPKETLGLKRWHEVKVELKKGGLKARTRRGYLLEK